Proteins found in one Paenibacillus wynnii genomic segment:
- a CDS encoding GNAT family N-acetyltransferase encodes MVQIQSEKDRFWVAGEEKVLAEITYKHQGDSRILVIEHTRVSEELRGQGTGEELVKAVVDKARNEGLKIVPVCSYAAHQFKKHPEYQDVLSNE; translated from the coding sequence ATGGTTCAAATTCAAAGTGAGAAAGATCGTTTTTGGGTGGCTGGAGAAGAGAAAGTTCTCGCGGAAATCACATACAAACACCAGGGGGATTCTAGAATTCTTGTAATTGAACATACCCGTGTCTCAGAAGAGCTTCGCGGACAGGGTACCGGTGAAGAACTGGTTAAGGCTGTAGTAGACAAGGCTCGAAATGAAGGATTGAAGATTGTTCCGGTTTGTTCCTATGCGGCTCATCAATTCAAGAAACATCCAGAATACCAAGACGTGCTTAGTAATGAATGA
- a CDS encoding class I SAM-dependent methyltransferase, with amino-acid sequence MYIASDWKDYEVIDTGGGEKLERWGDVILRRPDPQIIWPLAQETAQWNNVHGHYHRSSAGGGQWDMKKAVPDHWHINYGKLKFQLRPTNFKHTGLFPEQAANWKWMMDKISAANRPIQVLNLFAYTGGATVAAASAGASVVHVDAAKGMVQWAKDNVKLSGLSERPVRYITDDVFKFVQREQRRGSKYDAIIMDPPSYGRGPSGEMWKLESSLYPFLESCMEIMSDNPLFMLINSYTTGISPTVLRNMLSMTMGKRYGGKLTSGEIGLPITSTGLNLPCGILGRWEA; translated from the coding sequence ATGTATATAGCAAGTGATTGGAAGGACTACGAAGTTATTGATACTGGAGGCGGAGAAAAGCTGGAGCGTTGGGGCGATGTAATACTGAGACGCCCAGATCCGCAAATCATATGGCCTTTGGCGCAGGAAACGGCTCAATGGAACAATGTACACGGACATTATCACCGCAGCTCGGCTGGCGGGGGGCAATGGGATATGAAGAAAGCTGTCCCTGATCATTGGCACATTAACTACGGCAAGTTGAAATTTCAACTTCGTCCGACTAATTTTAAGCATACAGGATTATTCCCTGAGCAAGCGGCTAACTGGAAATGGATGATGGACAAGATTTCAGCGGCAAACCGTCCCATCCAAGTGCTTAACCTTTTTGCTTACACAGGAGGAGCAACTGTAGCAGCAGCTAGTGCAGGAGCATCGGTCGTTCACGTTGATGCCGCTAAAGGCATGGTGCAATGGGCGAAGGATAATGTGAAGCTCTCGGGTCTAAGCGAACGCCCTGTCCGCTACATCACAGACGACGTGTTCAAGTTCGTTCAACGTGAGCAACGGCGCGGCAGTAAATATGATGCGATAATCATGGATCCGCCTTCTTATGGCAGAGGGCCAAGCGGCGAAATGTGGAAGCTGGAATCCAGTCTATATCCTTTCCTAGAAAGCTGTATGGAAATTATGAGTGACAATCCTTTGTTCATGCTCATTAACTCCTATACAACAGGGATCTCTCCAACTGTTCTGCGCAATATGCTGTCGATGACGATGGGTAAGCGCTACGGGGGCAAACTGACCTCCGGCGAGATCGGCTTGCCGATTACCTCCACCGGACTGAACCTTCCTTGCGGTATCCTGGGACGCTGGGAGGCGTAA
- a CDS encoding 50S ribosomal protein L25, with amino-acid sequence MNTTVRLTERSGSSSSQRKKGFVPVVIYGAGSDSQSFTADAKTINEILGKNPRAILKVEFPGSGSKNVVIQEVQRQPISKQLLHIDFQQIDMKAELVTKVAFHFTGEPVGVKNGGTQQVELYELDIRTLPDNLTASFDVDISGLDIGDQLLVSDLPTHKGWEVLTPEDTLVLRIAPPAHEEPAEGETAAEPAAANASGEDK; translated from the coding sequence ATGAATACAACAGTACGTTTGACAGAAAGATCTGGATCATCTTCTTCACAACGGAAAAAAGGCTTTGTACCGGTCGTTATTTACGGTGCAGGTTCAGATAGTCAATCCTTTACAGCGGACGCAAAGACCATCAATGAAATACTAGGAAAGAACCCACGGGCGATTCTCAAAGTAGAGTTTCCGGGGTCCGGTTCCAAGAATGTAGTCATCCAGGAGGTACAACGCCAGCCGATATCCAAGCAGCTACTGCATATTGATTTTCAACAGATCGATATGAAGGCGGAGCTGGTTACAAAGGTAGCGTTCCATTTTACCGGCGAACCTGTAGGTGTGAAGAACGGAGGTACTCAGCAAGTAGAATTGTATGAGTTGGATATTCGTACTCTCCCTGATAATCTGACGGCATCCTTTGATGTTGATATCAGCGGATTGGACATTGGTGATCAACTGCTGGTTTCCGACCTTCCAACGCATAAAGGCTGGGAAGTATTGACCCCTGAAGACACACTTGTTCTTAGAATTGCACCTCCGGCTCATGAAGAGCCTGCAGAGGGTGAGACTGCTGCCGAGCCGGCAGCTGCTAACGCCTCCGGTGAAGACAAATAG
- the parE gene encoding DNA topoisomerase IV subunit B has product MLEQIDMFAESSKTGAAARTGYDADDIQVLEGLVAVRKRPGMYIGSTSASGLHHLVWEIVDNAVDEHLAKYCSKIDITLRKDGSVTVIDNGRGIPTGMHKTGVPTPQVVFTILHAGGKFGGSGYKKSGGLHGVGASVTNALSEWLEVEIYREGKIHRQRFEYWVDKNGKEHVGEPVTGLEVLGNTNKTGSKITFKPDIRVFPNGIALSYDTLAERIQEIAFLNSGLRITLTDERSNKQDEYFYEGGASQFVQFLNEGKDVLHDVIHFTAEKDDIEVEIALQYNAGYTETIASFVNSIPTRSGGTHETGFKTAYTRVMNDYARRTQLLKEKDKNLEGNDLREGMMAVISVKMSEVEFVGQTKDQLGSASARSAVDYMVSENTARFLEENPQVAQSLLKKSIQASRAREAARKARDEIRTGKKRSESSNLGGKLTPAQSKDVTRTELFIVEGDSAGGSAKQGRDSKIQAILPLKGKPMNPEKAKLLDILKNDEYKAIISAIGAGIGTEFAVEDSNYSKIIIMTDADTDGAHIQVLLLTFFYRYMKPLIDAGKVYLAQPPLYKLTRKTGKLETVRYAWSDEELQNYLKEFGKNFELQRYKGLGEMNPDQLWETTMNPESRTLLQVQIDDAAKAERRVSTLMGDKVDPRKRWIVENVDFTEIIE; this is encoded by the coding sequence ATGCTCGAACAGATCGATATGTTTGCAGAGTCATCAAAGACCGGTGCAGCAGCCCGGACTGGATACGATGCTGACGACATTCAAGTGCTCGAAGGTCTGGTTGCAGTACGCAAACGGCCTGGCATGTATATTGGCAGTACGAGCGCCTCGGGACTGCACCATCTAGTATGGGAGATTGTTGATAACGCAGTAGATGAACATTTGGCTAAATATTGTTCCAAAATTGACATTACGCTGCGTAAGGATGGCTCGGTTACCGTGATTGACAACGGTCGGGGAATACCGACAGGAATGCACAAGACGGGAGTACCTACGCCGCAGGTCGTGTTTACGATTCTGCATGCCGGCGGTAAATTCGGCGGTTCTGGCTATAAGAAATCGGGCGGATTGCACGGAGTAGGGGCTTCAGTTACCAATGCTTTGTCCGAGTGGCTGGAAGTTGAGATTTATCGCGAAGGCAAAATTCACCGGCAGCGTTTCGAATATTGGGTAGATAAGAACGGAAAAGAGCATGTAGGTGAGCCGGTTACTGGTTTGGAAGTTTTGGGTAATACGAACAAAACCGGTTCGAAGATTACCTTCAAACCGGATATTCGTGTCTTCCCGAATGGGATTGCTCTTAGCTACGATACGCTTGCCGAAAGAATTCAGGAGATAGCATTTCTTAATTCCGGTTTGCGAATTACACTTACAGATGAGCGCAGCAATAAGCAGGATGAGTATTTCTATGAAGGTGGAGCAAGTCAATTCGTTCAATTTCTGAATGAAGGCAAGGATGTCTTGCATGATGTCATCCACTTCACTGCAGAGAAGGATGATATAGAAGTAGAGATAGCCCTTCAATATAATGCTGGCTATACGGAAACCATTGCTTCCTTTGTGAACTCTATTCCTACCCGCAGCGGAGGTACTCATGAGACCGGCTTCAAGACAGCCTATACTCGTGTCATGAATGATTATGCGCGGCGTACGCAATTGCTGAAAGAGAAGGATAAGAATCTGGAAGGCAATGATTTGCGGGAAGGCATGATGGCTGTAATCAGCGTGAAAATGTCTGAAGTTGAATTTGTCGGACAGACCAAGGATCAGTTGGGAAGTGCTTCTGCGCGCAGTGCTGTAGACTATATGGTTTCTGAGAATACGGCTCGTTTTCTGGAGGAAAACCCGCAGGTTGCGCAAAGCCTGTTAAAGAAATCGATCCAAGCCTCGAGGGCCCGTGAAGCGGCCCGCAAAGCCCGTGATGAAATCCGTACAGGAAAAAAACGCAGCGAGAGCTCAAATCTTGGCGGCAAGCTGACACCTGCTCAGTCCAAAGATGTTACGCGTACAGAGTTGTTCATTGTGGAAGGCGATTCCGCCGGAGGTTCGGCGAAGCAAGGCCGTGATTCTAAGATACAGGCTATCTTGCCGCTTAAGGGCAAGCCGATGAATCCTGAAAAGGCCAAGCTGCTGGACATACTGAAGAATGATGAGTATAAAGCGATCATCTCTGCGATTGGAGCGGGGATTGGTACGGAATTTGCCGTGGAAGACAGCAATTATTCCAAAATCATTATTATGACCGATGCGGATACTGACGGAGCCCACATTCAAGTGCTGCTTCTTACGTTCTTCTATCGGTATATGAAGCCTTTGATTGATGCCGGAAAAGTATATCTGGCCCAACCGCCACTGTATAAGTTGACACGAAAGACGGGTAAGTTGGAAACAGTGCGTTATGCATGGAGCGATGAGGAATTACAGAATTACCTGAAGGAATTCGGTAAAAACTTCGAGCTACAGCGTTACAAAGGATTGGGAGAGATGAATCCTGACCAGCTATGGGAAACGACGATGAATCCTGAATCCCGCACACTTCTACAAGTGCAGATTGATGACGCTGCAAAAGCTGAGCGCCGAGTATCCACTCTGATGGGTGATAAAGTCGATCCCCGTAAGCGCTGGATCGTTGAGAACGTCGATTTCACTGAAATAATTGAGTAA
- the gyrA gene encoding DNA gyrase subunit A — MSSLSEQFLPAFLEEVVGDRFGRYSKYIIQDRAIPDVRDGLKPVQRRILYAMYDSGNTPDKPYRKSAKTVGDVMGNYHPHGDSSIYDGMVRMAQPWKMGHVLVDGHGNWGSMDDDPAAAMRYTEARLSPIAMEMMRDIEKRTVLFKDNFDNTTKEPVVVPSRYPNLLVNGASGISAGFATEIPPHNLREVIDACIAVMQKPDIELEDIMTFIKGPDFPTGGTIMGGDGIMDAYRTGKGRIYLRSKTDIENLRGGKQQIVITQVPYQIVKSRLVTAMENIRLEKKIEGIAEVRDESGREGLRIVVELKKEADAQGILAYLLKKTDLQVTYNFNMVAIVNKAPQQLGLKSILEAYIAHQREVVTHRTRYDLERAEDRAHVLEGLVKALNILDEIIAAIKASKNRQDAQNNLVWMFGFSERQADSILTLQLYRLTNLEINSLQKELDEMHARIAVLQGILDSDKKLIAVIRKELMEIREKYGIDRRSLIQGEVEELKVSLEVLVNAEEVLVALSSDGYIKRTSMLSFTRSGSERHTSGVKEGDHIVKLMDLNTRDSLLVFTRKGQYFLLPVHQIPEFKWKEPGTAIVNVISLAKGDGVVSILPVNNLDDPQQSLVFITRKGQVKRTELKEYSTSRSGAVAACKVAEGDEVITVAISRNDKDIVLVTREGMSIRFHENEVNPMGRVASGVRGIQLREGDSIIASFWVSEDEGEILAITDLGYAKRTLLLDYPSQSRGGKGMPTFEFKEGKRVRPNGSRLAGAFYCKDPLELTAVTQDGLMHTFTSESAPLGERRSIGKQIVPVEKKDEILNILLTIK; from the coding sequence ATGAGTAGTTTATCAGAACAATTTTTACCGGCTTTTCTGGAAGAGGTCGTCGGTGACCGTTTTGGCCGGTATTCCAAATATATCATTCAGGATCGCGCTATTCCGGATGTGCGTGATGGACTGAAGCCGGTTCAGCGTCGTATTTTGTATGCGATGTATGATTCCGGCAATACTCCGGACAAGCCGTATCGGAAATCTGCTAAAACTGTCGGGGACGTTATGGGTAACTACCATCCTCACGGTGACTCCTCGATTTACGATGGCATGGTGCGTATGGCACAGCCCTGGAAGATGGGTCATGTGCTTGTTGACGGACATGGCAACTGGGGTTCGATGGATGATGATCCAGCTGCGGCTATGCGATATACAGAGGCTCGCTTGTCTCCTATAGCTATGGAGATGATGCGGGATATTGAGAAGCGGACGGTATTGTTTAAGGACAACTTCGACAATACAACTAAAGAGCCTGTTGTTGTTCCTTCACGGTATCCGAATCTGCTTGTAAATGGTGCAAGTGGTATTTCTGCAGGTTTTGCAACCGAAATTCCACCGCATAATCTGCGCGAAGTCATTGATGCCTGTATCGCAGTAATGCAAAAGCCCGATATTGAGCTTGAAGACATCATGACCTTCATCAAGGGTCCGGATTTTCCAACAGGCGGCACTATTATGGGCGGCGACGGAATCATGGATGCTTACCGTACCGGCAAGGGTCGTATTTATTTGCGGTCTAAGACGGATATTGAGAATTTACGCGGCGGCAAGCAGCAGATTGTTATTACTCAAGTCCCTTATCAAATCGTGAAATCACGACTGGTTACTGCAATGGAGAATATCCGTCTAGAGAAGAAAATTGAGGGTATTGCCGAAGTTCGTGACGAGAGTGGCCGGGAAGGCCTCCGTATCGTGGTGGAATTGAAGAAGGAAGCGGACGCACAAGGGATTCTGGCTTATTTACTCAAGAAAACGGATCTGCAGGTTACATATAACTTCAACATGGTGGCGATAGTTAACAAAGCGCCCCAGCAGCTCGGTTTAAAATCGATCTTGGAAGCCTATATCGCCCATCAACGCGAAGTTGTAACGCATCGGACACGTTATGATCTGGAACGTGCAGAAGATCGTGCCCATGTGTTGGAAGGGCTAGTTAAAGCCCTCAACATCCTGGATGAAATTATAGCGGCAATCAAAGCTTCGAAGAATCGTCAGGATGCACAGAATAACCTGGTGTGGATGTTTGGTTTCAGCGAACGTCAGGCAGATTCTATTCTTACTTTGCAATTATATCGGTTAACCAACTTGGAGATTAACTCTCTTCAGAAGGAACTTGACGAAATGCATGCTCGAATTGCGGTTCTACAGGGGATACTAGATAGCGATAAGAAGCTGATCGCTGTAATCCGCAAAGAACTCATGGAGATTCGTGAAAAATACGGGATAGACCGCCGCTCTCTCATCCAAGGTGAAGTGGAGGAGCTCAAGGTCAGTCTTGAAGTGCTGGTTAACGCAGAGGAAGTGTTAGTCGCGCTTTCTTCAGACGGTTATATTAAGCGTACTAGTATGCTTTCTTTTACCCGTTCTGGCAGTGAACGACATACTTCCGGGGTTAAGGAAGGGGACCATATCGTTAAGCTGATGGATCTGAATACAAGGGACAGCTTGCTGGTATTTACCCGTAAAGGCCAGTATTTCTTGCTTCCGGTTCATCAAATTCCGGAGTTTAAATGGAAAGAACCGGGAACAGCGATAGTAAACGTCATTAGTTTGGCTAAGGGAGACGGGGTTGTTAGCATTCTCCCTGTTAATAATCTGGATGATCCGCAGCAAAGTCTTGTGTTCATCACCCGTAAGGGTCAGGTGAAGCGTACAGAGCTCAAGGAGTACTCTACAAGCCGTTCCGGGGCAGTAGCGGCCTGTAAGGTGGCTGAAGGCGATGAAGTCATTACAGTGGCAATTAGCCGGAATGACAAGGATATTGTCTTGGTCACTCGCGAAGGCATGAGCATCAGGTTCCATGAGAATGAGGTAAACCCTATGGGCCGGGTGGCCTCAGGTGTAAGAGGGATTCAATTGCGCGAAGGAGATAGCATCATAGCCTCCTTCTGGGTCAGCGAAGATGAAGGTGAGATCTTGGCCATCACGGATCTAGGTTACGCCAAGCGCACACTGCTCTTGGATTATCCATCCCAGAGCCGCGGAGGCAAAGGGATGCCGACGTTCGAATTCAAGGAAGGCAAGCGGGTTCGTCCGAACGGAAGCCGATTGGCAGGCGCGTTCTATTGCAAAGATCCGCTGGAATTGACTGCTGTTACACAGGATGGTTTGATGCACACATTCACTTCCGAATCTGCACCTCTTGGAGAACGCCGATCTATAGGCAAGCAGATTGTCCCGGTTGAGAAAAAAGACGAGATATTAAATATCTTACTTACGATTAAGTAG
- a CDS encoding MarR family winged helix-turn-helix transcriptional regulator: MHSSEFSKIWHKLLKDYKLHMDSKLAPTLTDAQLTVLELLQERDVMKPSDLAPHLATSPAAVTMLLDRMEKHELISRDRDDADRRIVWISITETGKKETERGLKIRSDFFAEALDPISSHNQQLLLYLMGKMVVTSTPEAATS; the protein is encoded by the coding sequence GTGCACTCCTCTGAATTCAGTAAAATTTGGCATAAGCTTTTGAAGGACTATAAGCTACATATGGATAGCAAACTTGCCCCGACGTTGACGGATGCCCAACTCACTGTGCTGGAATTGCTTCAAGAGCGTGATGTCATGAAACCTTCTGATTTGGCACCACACCTGGCAACCAGTCCGGCAGCAGTTACCATGCTGCTTGACCGAATGGAGAAACATGAATTAATCAGCCGCGACCGGGATGATGCTGACCGCCGGATAGTATGGATCAGTATCACCGAGACAGGGAAGAAGGAAACGGAGCGTGGCCTAAAGATACGCAGTGACTTTTTTGCTGAAGCCTTAGATCCTATTTCTTCACACAATCAGCAGTTGTTGCTATATCTGATGGGAAAGATGGTTGTTACTTCAACACCTGAGGCTGCAACGTCCTAA
- a CDS encoding flavodoxin, producing the protein MTKVLVAYASLTGNTEEIAELIVEGIREAGGEAVLKAVTDCNAVEIQSYEGVLLGAYTWGDGELPDEFLDFYEEMEELDLSTSKSAAFGSGDTGYDIYCGAVDQIEKKLKERGATILQESLKIEYGPTAPEKEACRQFGRQFIQACKAVS; encoded by the coding sequence ATGACCAAGGTTTTGGTTGCGTACGCGAGTCTGACCGGAAACACGGAAGAAATTGCGGAACTCATAGTTGAAGGAATACGCGAAGCAGGGGGAGAGGCTGTCTTGAAAGCGGTCACCGACTGTAACGCGGTTGAGATACAATCATACGAGGGTGTCCTGCTGGGTGCTTATACTTGGGGGGACGGTGAGCTGCCGGATGAATTTCTGGATTTCTATGAGGAGATGGAGGAGTTGGATTTATCTACTTCTAAATCAGCAGCCTTCGGAAGCGGAGATACCGGATACGATATATACTGCGGAGCTGTCGATCAAATTGAGAAAAAACTGAAGGAGCGCGGAGCTACTATTCTCCAAGAGAGTCTTAAGATCGAATACGGGCCAACCGCACCGGAAAAAGAAGCTTGCCGTCAGTTCGGCCGTCAATTTATTCAAGCCTGCAAAGCGGTTTCATAA
- a CDS encoding helix-turn-helix domain-containing protein yields MFNLSELYYPLTAKPAHTNEFLPCKALQPYIRCFWGPESSLREPQTSTIQKEVIIPDTCMDIIWELDEAVGRPNIYFCGINDTPFEIMQENMKSGTTRFAIRFHIWAVQFFADHHLRDVLNVSTDVEHYFSSFRKDLGDLLAVTDTMSERIAAAEAYLLQRLEGTHRTNDSLMNAVHMIIKHKGVVTAEDLEISSGLSRRQLERLFQEYIGVAPKKSADLVRFQNVWQDLYYSPGRRGRVQDIVFAYQYSHQSHLINNFKKYAGRTPMEALTNAGR; encoded by the coding sequence ATGTTCAACCTATCAGAGCTATATTATCCGCTAACAGCGAAGCCTGCGCATACCAACGAGTTCTTGCCTTGTAAAGCATTGCAGCCATATATACGCTGTTTCTGGGGTCCAGAGTCTTCCTTGCGGGAACCGCAAACATCTACTATTCAAAAAGAGGTGATCATACCGGATACCTGCATGGACATTATTTGGGAGCTGGATGAAGCGGTAGGCAGGCCGAACATTTATTTTTGCGGAATTAATGACACTCCCTTTGAAATCATGCAGGAGAATATGAAAAGCGGAACAACACGTTTCGCTATCCGTTTTCATATTTGGGCGGTACAGTTTTTTGCCGATCATCATCTTAGGGATGTGCTTAATGTGAGTACAGATGTGGAGCATTACTTCAGTTCCTTCAGGAAAGACTTGGGTGATCTGCTGGCGGTGACTGACACCATGTCAGAACGGATCGCTGCTGCGGAAGCCTATTTGCTGCAACGTTTGGAGGGGACACACCGAACCAATGATAGTCTAATGAATGCCGTTCACATGATTATTAAACATAAAGGTGTTGTGACGGCTGAAGATTTGGAGATCAGTTCCGGTCTTAGTCGGCGTCAGCTTGAAAGGTTGTTTCAGGAGTATATAGGTGTTGCGCCCAAAAAATCAGCAGATCTCGTACGTTTTCAAAATGTATGGCAAGACTTGTACTACAGCCCAGGTAGAAGGGGGAGGGTACAGGATATTGTCTTTGCTTATCAGTACAGTCACCAGTCCCATCTCATTAATAATTTCAAAAAGTATGCCGGAAGAACTCCTATGGAGGCCTTAACGAATGCAGGTCGGTAA
- a CDS encoding VOC family protein: MISSFEGINIYSKDTAALAAFYTEVLGIPLVFEGFGDFDGAKISFNVNQPGIIIWDENKWNKLTAGVINLVFSCSNLDDTYETLKSRGLKCEPPVTMEYGGKEMNFSDPDGNNITLLQGSYVE; encoded by the coding sequence ATGATTTCTTCATTTGAGGGCATTAATATCTACAGTAAGGACACCGCTGCATTGGCAGCATTTTACACCGAGGTACTTGGTATTCCACTAGTCTTTGAAGGTTTTGGGGATTTTGACGGCGCAAAAATCAGCTTTAATGTCAATCAACCCGGCATAATCATATGGGATGAGAACAAATGGAACAAACTCACCGCCGGAGTTATTAATTTAGTATTCTCCTGCAGTAATCTGGATGATACCTATGAGACGCTCAAGTCCAGGGGGCTCAAATGCGAACCTCCGGTAACTATGGAATATGGCGGAAAAGAAATGAATTTCAGTGATCCTGACGGCAATAATATCACGCTGCTTCAAGGTTCTTATGTCGAATAA
- a CDS encoding GNAT family N-acetyltransferase, whose amino-acid sequence MTTTDTLKEVEELQRRCEQFDGISLKLNWDMMRQPPSSEGAEWLVTYEDELLVGFLGMYNIGGEMEVCGMVRPGYRRRGIFTTLWKRARSIITGGNVSKLLLNAPAASSTAKPFLSTLPLSFNHSEYQMKWDGASAHLASSEASSATAAVILRPASDNEAHILVDLDCGGFNMTKEEASKVYELQKQEDLQEHIIIELDGQPAGKMRLWTEDNETWIYGFTVYKKLRGLGIGRSALLQTIERERRNYNGVNLEVALDNPNALKLYESCGFVILNKQDYYLYIG is encoded by the coding sequence TTGACAACAACCGATACTTTAAAAGAGGTGGAAGAGCTACAGCGCCGCTGCGAGCAATTCGACGGAATATCGCTAAAACTAAATTGGGACATGATGCGTCAACCCCCGTCTTCAGAGGGTGCAGAATGGCTGGTAACTTATGAGGACGAATTGCTGGTCGGCTTTTTAGGAATGTACAACATCGGTGGAGAGATGGAAGTATGCGGAATGGTACGTCCGGGTTATCGCCGGAGAGGTATCTTCACCACTCTATGGAAGCGGGCGCGTAGTATCATTACCGGGGGAAATGTTTCAAAACTGCTACTGAATGCCCCAGCAGCTTCTTCAACAGCGAAGCCGTTCCTAAGCACTCTTCCACTCTCCTTTAATCATTCAGAATATCAAATGAAATGGGACGGGGCTTCGGCTCACTTAGCCTCATCAGAAGCTAGTTCCGCCACAGCTGCAGTAATCCTGCGGCCTGCGAGCGATAATGAAGCCCATATCCTTGTGGATCTGGACTGCGGAGGATTCAATATGACGAAGGAGGAGGCCTCCAAAGTCTACGAACTTCAGAAGCAGGAAGATTTGCAGGAGCATATTATTATTGAGCTGGATGGACAACCTGCCGGTAAAATGCGCCTGTGGACAGAGGATAACGAAACCTGGATTTACGGGTTTACGGTCTACAAGAAATTGCGCGGGCTCGGCATTGGACGCAGTGCTCTGTTGCAGACCATCGAGCGTGAGCGCCGCAATTATAATGGAGTAAATCTTGAAGTAGCGCTGGATAATCCCAATGCCCTGAAGCTATATGAGAGCTGCGGTTTTGTCATTTTGAACAAGCAGGATTATTACCTGTATATTGGCTGA
- a CDS encoding RluA family pseudouridine synthase has protein sequence MAQHESQNGLPSVEILFEDNHLLGIVKPVNIPVQEDATGDLDLLNILKEDVKLRYNKPGNVYMGLVHRLDRPVGGAMVFAKTSKSASRLSESVRSRSFRKIYLTVVHGTLPSSQGRLTDTLLKDEKSNTVSVVRKGTPGGKEAILDYTVLGTSGGFSLLKVDLLTGRSHQIRVQLSSKGCPLYGDQKYGASVNKPGQQIALWSVLVGFPHPTTKEDIQLISLPPQSHPWNLWPQELQKQAVR, from the coding sequence ATGGCACAGCATGAGAGCCAGAACGGGTTGCCGTCAGTCGAGATTTTATTTGAGGACAATCATCTGCTCGGCATTGTGAAGCCTGTTAATATTCCTGTACAAGAGGATGCAACAGGAGATCTGGATCTCCTCAATATCCTCAAAGAGGATGTTAAACTGCGTTATAACAAGCCCGGCAATGTATATATGGGGTTGGTTCATCGTCTGGACCGGCCCGTAGGCGGTGCGATGGTATTCGCCAAAACCTCCAAGTCTGCATCACGTCTCTCAGAAAGTGTACGCAGCCGAAGCTTCCGTAAAATATACCTTACAGTGGTTCATGGAACGCTCCCTTCCTCGCAGGGACGTCTAACAGACACTCTGTTAAAGGATGAAAAAAGCAATACCGTTAGCGTTGTTCGAAAAGGAACACCCGGTGGTAAGGAAGCTATTTTGGATTACACTGTACTCGGTACTTCAGGAGGATTCAGCCTGCTCAAGGTAGATCTGCTAACTGGACGTTCCCACCAAATCCGTGTGCAACTTAGTTCCAAGGGCTGTCCGTTGTATGGTGATCAGAAGTACGGTGCCTCGGTGAACAAACCGGGACAGCAAATTGCACTTTGGTCGGTACTGGTTGGCTTTCCCCATCCTACTACCAAAGAAGATATACAATTAATATCCCTACCGCCGCAAAGCCATCCTTGGAATTTGTGGCCGCAGGAATTACAAAAGCAGGCCGTCCGTTAA